The Phycisphaerales bacterium AB-hyl4 genome has a window encoding:
- a CDS encoding metallophosphoesterase, which yields MESIRVIYYLAILGLPLVAGLGWWWWADRRLRGLPYNWGWRLLMGVFVVVFSVCYLWLLGTRWMGVAWTPHSWILAYMMLWGLIFLPFVALPSMGLWTIWRGGGWLMRRVRRWVRKADVPEVVESAMLPSDRMTRRQMMTTAAVTLPMLATLGTTAVSIPQKRRFQITEYTLRFDDLPAALDGMTIAHLSDTHVGKFTRGRILDRIADATNDLAADLVLITGDVIDNTLHDLPEALRMIDRIDPRSGLFVCEGNHDLFDGRENFREAVREHGTPLLVDEAQTVRVHGERVQLMGIAWHGRGKPIAPHVDRAVARRDHDAFPILLAHHPDAFDRATEHRIPLTLAGHTHGGQLMLNDGFGAGPLMFKYWTGLYEKDRSKLIVSNGAGNWFPLRTNAPAEIVHITLKKA from the coding sequence GCTGCGCGGGCTGCCTTACAACTGGGGGTGGCGGCTGTTGATGGGGGTGTTCGTTGTTGTGTTCAGCGTCTGTTACCTGTGGCTGCTGGGCACGCGATGGATGGGTGTGGCGTGGACGCCGCATTCGTGGATTCTGGCGTACATGATGTTGTGGGGGTTGATCTTTCTGCCGTTCGTGGCGCTGCCGTCGATGGGGTTGTGGACGATCTGGCGGGGCGGGGGGTGGCTGATGCGGCGGGTTCGTCGGTGGGTCCGCAAGGCCGACGTGCCGGAGGTGGTCGAGTCGGCAATGCTGCCGAGTGATCGGATGACGCGACGACAGATGATGACCACGGCGGCGGTGACGTTGCCGATGCTCGCGACGTTGGGGACGACGGCGGTCAGCATTCCGCAGAAGCGGCGGTTTCAGATTACCGAGTACACGCTGCGGTTTGATGATTTGCCTGCGGCGTTGGATGGGATGACGATTGCGCATTTAAGTGATACGCATGTGGGCAAGTTTACGCGCGGCCGTATTCTGGACCGAATTGCGGACGCGACGAACGATCTTGCTGCAGACCTTGTCCTGATCACCGGCGATGTGATTGATAACACGTTGCACGACTTGCCCGAAGCGTTGCGGATGATTGATCGCATCGACCCGCGGTCGGGCCTGTTCGTGTGCGAGGGGAATCATGATCTGTTCGACGGGCGGGAGAATTTCCGCGAGGCGGTACGCGAGCACGGCACGCCGTTGCTGGTGGATGAGGCGCAAACGGTTCGTGTGCATGGCGAGCGGGTGCAGTTGATGGGCATTGCCTGGCACGGCCGAGGCAAGCCGATCGCGCCGCATGTGGATCGGGCGGTGGCGCGGCGTGATCACGATGCATTCCCCATCTTGCTGGCGCATCACCCCGATGCGTTTGATCGTGCGACGGAGCATCGCATTCCGCTGACGCTGGCGGGGCATACGCATGGCGGACAGTTGATGCTCAATGACGGCTTCGGGGCCGGCCCGCTGATGTTCAAGTACTGGACCGGGCTGTACGAGAAGGATCGCAGCAAGCTGATCGTCTCGAACGGCGCGGGCAACTGGTTCCCGCTGCGAACAAACGCTCCGGCGGAGATTGTGCACATCACGCTGAAGAAGGCGTGA